Proteins from a single region of Nocardiopsis dassonvillei subsp. dassonvillei DSM 43111:
- a CDS encoding ATP-binding protein: MKIAFAGKGGSGKTTLSALFTRYLAAQRVPVVAVDADINQNLGAALGASEEDLAALAPLGAHLDEIKELLRGDNPRISSAREMIKTTPPGRGSRLLTVTGDNPLHARFGAPVRGATLMVTGPFAESDLGVSCYHSKVGAAEMYLNHLVDGPGEYVVVDMTAGADSFASGMFTRFDMTFLVAEPTVRGVGVYRQYAGYARDHEVAIRVIGNKVQDEADVEFLREHVGDALAGWMTHSGFVRSMEKGRHPELADLEEDNVKTLALMRDMADAAPKDWERFTRQSAEFHLRNARAWGDEAKGADLAAQLDPDFLMGPAALTG, translated from the coding sequence ATGAAGATCGCGTTCGCTGGCAAGGGCGGCAGCGGCAAGACCACCCTCTCCGCGCTGTTCACCCGCTACCTGGCCGCCCAGCGCGTGCCCGTGGTGGCCGTCGACGCCGACATCAACCAGAACCTGGGCGCCGCGCTGGGGGCGTCCGAGGAGGACCTGGCCGCGCTCGCGCCCCTGGGCGCGCACCTGGACGAGATCAAGGAGCTGCTGCGCGGGGACAACCCGCGCATCTCCTCGGCACGGGAGATGATCAAGACCACGCCGCCGGGCCGCGGATCGCGCCTGTTGACGGTGACCGGGGACAACCCGCTGCACGCCCGCTTCGGGGCGCCGGTCCGGGGCGCCACGCTCATGGTCACCGGCCCGTTCGCCGAGTCGGACCTGGGCGTGTCCTGCTACCACTCCAAGGTGGGCGCGGCCGAGATGTACCTCAACCACCTGGTGGACGGGCCCGGGGAGTACGTGGTCGTGGACATGACCGCGGGCGCCGACTCCTTCGCCTCGGGGATGTTCACCCGCTTCGACATGACCTTCCTGGTCGCCGAGCCCACCGTGCGCGGCGTGGGCGTGTACCGGCAGTACGCCGGGTACGCCCGCGACCACGAGGTCGCCATCCGGGTGATCGGCAACAAGGTGCAGGACGAGGCGGACGTGGAGTTCCTGCGCGAGCACGTGGGCGACGCTCTGGCGGGGTGGATGACGCACTCGGGGTTCGTGCGCTCGATGGAGAAGGGCCGCCACCCGGAGCTGGCGGACCTGGAGGAGGACAACGTCAAGACCCTGGCCCTGATGCGGGACATGGCCGACGCCGCGCCCAAGGACTGGGAGCGCTTCACCCGGCAGTCGGCCGAGTTCCACCTGCGCAACGCGCGCGCCTGGGGCGACGAGGCCAAGGGCGCGGACCTGGCCGCCCAGCTGGACCCCGATTTCCTCATGGGCCCGGCGGCGCTCACCGGCTGA